The following coding sequences lie in one Seriola aureovittata isolate HTS-2021-v1 ecotype China chromosome 5, ASM2101889v1, whole genome shotgun sequence genomic window:
- the LOC130169226 gene encoding uncharacterized protein LOC130169226: protein MSVQFSGWEVVDDGASFPGVELGPSQTPQHRGVYTMYHGTSTASARLIIANGFKPSSQGMLGKGVYVSRDKKKASNYPLNSSNSDRVVFELRVRVGRVKRIDKDYHPMQYTWSTQGYNTAWVPPNCGMVSVPSGLEEDCVFEPKRVKVVGIVKAPNTTIEKELQQLLAKRSGRGGGRTVKVCSLCKRKTQQGSVHIKQQCWECGKNICILMAKHFCPAKPRRGTGKKMTDALSRMSLQFFGWEVTYDDDSRVELRASQEPKDQAVYTMYHGTSVANARLIIANGFQQSSGGMLGKGVYVSRDKKKAKRYPLKMDHSVRVVLELRVRVGRVKRIDTDNHPMQYTWSTQGYNTAWVPPNCGMKAVPSGLEEDCVFDPKRVMVVGIAQAPGNVLAELQQSVANSLTNHSGGDWDAASHGGAADVCSLCKRKTLHGSQHIKQSCWGCGQNICTLMTKHVCSVRV, encoded by the exons ATGTCAGTGCAGTTCTCTGGCTGGGAGGTGGTCGATGATGGTGCTTCTTTTCCTGGTGTGGAGCTGGGGCCATCACAGACACCTCAGCACCGGGGGGTTTACACTATGTACCATGGCACCAGCACTGCCAGTGCACGGCTCATCATTGCCAATGGGTTTAAACCGTCATCACAGGGTATGCTGGGAAAGGGTGTGTACGTCAGTCGGGACAAGAAAAAGGCATCTAATTATCCATTGAATAGTAGCAATTCAGATCGTGTGGTCTTTGAGTTACGTGTGCGTGTGGGCCGTGTCAAGCGTATTGACAAGGACTATCATCCAATGCAGTACACCTGGAGCACGCAGGGCTACAACACTGCCTGGGTCCCCCCCAATTGTGGCATGGTGTCTGTACCTAGCGGTCTAGAGGAGGACTGTGTGTTTGAACCCAAAAGAGTGAAGGTCGTGGGCATTGTAAAGGCACCAAACACCACCATAGAGAAGGAGCTTCAACAGCTTCTAGCAAAAAGATCTGGAAGAGGTGGTGGGCGTACCGTCAAAGTGTGTTCACTGTGTAAGAGGAAGACCCAGCAGGGCTCTGTACACATCAAGCAACAGTGCTGGGAGTGTGGGAAAAACATCTGCATTCTCATGGCCAAGCATTTCTGTCCAGCTAAACCCCGTCGGGGCACAGGGAAGAAGATG ACTGATGCCCTCTC CAGGATGTCGCTACAGTTCTTTGGCTGGGAGGTGACCTATGATGATGACTCTCGTGTGGAGCTGAGGGCCTCTCAGGAGCCCAAGGACCAGGCCGTTTACACCATGTACCATGGCACCAGCGTTGCCAATGCACGACTCATAATTGCCAATGGCTTTCAGCAATCTTCAGGTGGCATGCTGGGAAAAGGCGTCTATGTCAGTCGTGATAAGAAAAAGGCCAAACGTTATCCATTGAAGATGGACCATTCAGTCCGTGTGGTCCTTGAGTTACGTGTGCGTGTTGGCCGTGTCAAGCGTATCGACACAGACAACCATCCTATGCAGTACACCTGGAGCACGCAGGGCTACAACACTGCCTGGGTCCCCCCCAATTGTGGCATGAAAGCTGTGCCCAGCGGTCTAGAGGAGGACTGTGTGTTCGACCCCAAAAGAGTGATGGTCGTGGGCATTGCACAAGCACCAGGAAATGTACTGGCAGAGCTTCAGCAGAGTGTAGCTAACAGTCTTACAAACCACAGTGGAGGAGACTGGGATGCAGCATCACATGGTGGTGCTGCGGATGTGTGTTCCCTGTGCAAGAGAAAGACCCTGCATGGCTCTCAACACATAAAGCAATCCTGTTGGGGCTGTGGGCAAAACATCTGCACACTAATGACCAAGCATGTCTGTTCAGTTAGGGTCTGA
- the skic3 gene encoding SKI3 subunit of superkiller complex protein isoform X2 gives MHGYSSAWQPVNSTNQISHSQPTKRQWSWSLSSYWHGSSDKKKCYEVITKLSDIYQSDKEYLKLAKVWLQLIQLREEDAADKKELLQLWQKMTQLLSECLHEEEQDDETQQHLITAFENTLVLMVPGEKHEKISADYVKCLSKLPQEEAKMKAACESMLSHYPKQSYPLEVLCSYYLKTGILNEDTISSFSRLLDLAPNCGLGHLGLGTKALQEGRYKDAIKDLSHGLKKMGCSTGWYSLAEAQFKVHRYSDSATSCSQGLMMCVSGDKELRVKLLRLNLETLVRIGGEKAADQALETFSQIPDAEKDPVLVALKGRAYLNKGQIDQALKVSSELVASNPNLAQGLALRGLVHLAEGQQQLAEQSLLNAATQSPNCAEYYFLLGQLYWDMGEETRKDRSKAHTHLLKAAKLDPHLGCVFRYLGHYYREVANDRGRARGCYKKAFELDNEDAESGTASVDLSMEQGDMDTALATLESVIEKATPGSAKWAWMRRGLYHLKAGENQLAIADLQAALRADPEDWVCWECLGEAYLNRRSFTAALKAFGKAHQLQPSSIYSVYQAAAIKQTLGKFKEAVAEYLQITAQQDYVPALKGLGECQLSLAKSLMEDCRDGGAIDLIQQAIQNLFRAVELRPDLSCLWKLLGDACTAVRTVSPNRAQVLVPALLAGLDPNSQSHMLNQVQMLKVGEGCYAHALKLMSEAPSLWYDLGLNYYHQSSIPCPTEADQNSQSLVLEKAQQCLKKAIMMDSGNHSYWNALGVISMNKGLENYALAQHCFIKSIQVEPNNVVAWTNLGTLYLKKDNIELAHEAFKIAQSLEPLYVNCWIGQALIAERVGSYDTMDLFRHTTELNTHMEGVKGYAYWVCSTLLDKSNRDSELYRYNIVQMNAISAAQVALSKYTERIQSDADAFIMLGYLNEHLQLKRQALQAYQRAVELLQSMSSTEELTFALGSYGRALCTAGQWEEAVHVYNSTPLQELSDLAGLALAYCRAGLIPESISAYERALAVASTEKEKAYILTALALLQHRQGSLDSAKSLLFKCSMLKEPIPESLLCLCALGLVHSDATLAAAALTELLKQGSASGSVVEQRCLLTCTLLALQGNYSAVQREASRAVHSNPGNPSLWALLSRVVPQYYPRKANGGAMAGHVACLSSMTQGKRALLYSGVNQLASGRHSGEDSHRNALKTMQRAVLLCPDDPAAWAGLMGACHTENTTCYLSGSAPCRQGLEKILMAVVSEKVRNVEEIERPLAQTLEGWVLQQAVTGLVLAGQLEQAEALCSQVLNVSPEHPAVMLSLRQVQCQRLLLAKGGTVLPDSVLEQLNKTVMMNPTNLGAWHWLAEVYRSQGLLVQAVMAYRQSLQLASQLGLHSSQVSSLLRLALLALVPCMAGVPGNDWKDLVLEATTEVLKLGSSPMAQLFQALLQYVTKMAARETRRLLERLVYVSSQDFPVTVVQVASWYLLRHLHAKNDQELITVLLQHAKMKRDKRLLEFDSLLASFSS, from the exons ATGCATGGGTATTCATCGGCTTGGCAGCCAGTGAACTCGACCAACCAGATCAGTCACAGTCAGCCTACAAAAAGGCAGTGGAGCTGGAGCCTGAGCAGCTACTGGCATGGCAG CtcagataaaaagaaatgttatgaGGTGATCACAAAGCTGTCAGATATCTATCAGTCTGACAAAGAGTACTTAAAG TTGGCAAAGGTGTGGCTGCAGCTCATTCAGCTGAGGGAGGAAGACGCTGCGGACAAGAAAGAGTTACTACAGCTATGGCAAAAGATGACCCAACTCCTCTCAGAGTGCCTTCATGAGGAAGAGCAGGACGATGAAACTCAACAGCAT TTAATCACAGCATTTGAGAACACCTTGGTTCTCATGGTACCAGGAGAGAAACACGAGAAGATCTCAGCTGACTATGTTAAATGTCTTTCTAAA CTGCCCCAAGAAGAAGCCAAAATGAAAGCGGCATGTGAGTCCATGCTGTCCCACTATCCCAAACAAAGTTATCCTCTTGAGGTCCTTTGTTCTTATTACCTCAAAACAG GTATCCTGAATGAGGATACAATCAGCAGTTTCTCCCGGCTCCTGGATCTGGCCCCTAACTGTGGGTTAGGTCACTTAGGTCTGGGCACCAAAGCACTTCAGGAGGGAAGATATAAAGATGCCATTAAGGACCTTTCACATG GGCTGAAGAAAATGGGCTGCAGTACAGGATGGTACAGTCTGGCTGAGGCTCAGTTTAAAGTGCACAGATACTCAGACAGTGCTACATCATGCTCACAAG GTCTGATGATGTGTGTTTCTGGAGACAAGGAGCTGAGGGTCAAACTGCTCAGGCTGAACCTAGAGACTTTAGTCAGAATTGGAGGAGAGAAGGCTGCAGACCAGGCTTTGGAGACCTTTTCACAG attcCAGATGCAGAAAAAGACCCAGTTCTAGTAGCCCTTAAAGGACGTGCATACCTTAACAAAGGACAGATTGATCAAGCACTTAAG GTGTCATCAGAGCTAGTGGCTTCCAACCCAAACCTGGCCCAGGGTTTAGCACTGAGAGGACTGGTACACCTGGCTGAAGGccagcagcagctggcagagCAGAG TCTCCTAAACGCAGCTACCCAGAGCCCAAACTGTGCAGAGTATTACTTTTTGCTGGGACAACTCTACTGGGACATGGGAGAGGAGACCCGTAAAGACCGCAGCAAAGCCCATACACACTTGCTGAAG GCTGCAAAATTAGATCCACACCTTGGCTGTGTATTCCGCTACCTTGGGCATTATTACCGGGAGGTTGCAAATGATCGTGGCCGTGCACGAGGCTGCTATAAAAAGGCCTTTGAGTTGGACAATGAGGATGCTGAGTCTGGAACTGCCTCAGTGGATCTTAGTATGGAGCAGGGGGATATG GACACCGCCTTAGCAACACTTGAGTCTGTGATAGAGAAAGCCACTCCAGGCTCAGCTAAATGGGCTTGGATGAGACGAGGCCTCTACCACCTGAAGGCTGGAGAGAATCAACTGGCCATAGCTGA TCTACAGGCAGCTCTGAGAGCAGACCCGGAGGACTGGGTGTGTTGGGAGTGTTTAGGTGAGGCCTACCTAAACCGCCGAAGCTTCACAGCTGCTCTGAAGGCCTTTGGTAAGGCCCATCAACTTCAGCCCTCCTCCATCTACAGTGTTTACCAGGCTGCTGCAATCAAACAGACCCTGGGCAAGTTCAAAGAGGCAGTTGCAGAGTACTTGCAGATCACCGCACAGCAGGACTACGTTCCTGCTCTCAAAG GTCTTGGAGAGTGCCAGCTGTCTCTGGCGAAAAGTTTAATGGAGGactgcagagatggaggagcCATTGACCTCATTCAGCAAGCCATACAGAACCTCTTCAG AGCTGTGGAGCTGCGTCCTGACCTGTCCTGCTTGTGGAAGCTGCTGGGAGATGCATGCACCGCAGTCAGAACTGTGTCACCAAACAGAGCACAGGTTCTAGTACCTGCACTGCTGGCTGGTTTAGACCCAAACTCACAGAGCCACATGCTGAACCAGGTCCAGATGCTCAAAGTCGGCGAGGG gtGCTATGCTCATGCTTTAAAGCTGATGTCTGAGGCCCCCAGCCTTTGGTATGACCTAGGACTCAATTATTACCACCAGTCCAGCATACCCTGCCCTACAGAAGCTGACCAGAACTCCCAATCTCTTGTCCTTGAGAAGGCTCAGCAG tGTTTGAAAAAGGCCATCATGATGGACAGTGGGAACCACAGCTACTGGAATGCCCTTGGAGTGATTTCCATGAACAAAG GTCTTGAGAACTATGCTCTGGCTCAACATTGCTTCATCAAGTCCATACAAGTTGAGCCAAAT AATGTTGTTGCCTGGACAAACCTTGGTACCCTGTATTTGAAGAAGGACAATATAGAG CTTGCACACGAGGCCTTCAAGATTGCCCAGTCCTTGGAGCCACTGTATGTGAACTGCTGGATCGGACAG GCTCTGATAGCAGAGAGAGTGGGAAGCTATGACACCATGGATCTTTTCAGGCACACCACTGAACTCAATACTCAC ATGGAGGGAGTGAAAGGTTATGCCTACTGGGTATGTTCGACCCTGCTGGATAAGAGCAACAGAGACTCTGAACTGTATCGCTACAACATAGTCCAAATGAATGCCATCTCTGCTGCTCAGGTGGCACTCAGCAAGTACACCG AGAGGATCCAGTCGGACGCTGATGCCTTCATTATGCTGGGCTACCTGAATGAGCATCTGCAGCTGAAGAGGCAGGCCTTACAGGCTTACCAAAG AGCTGTTGAACTGTTGCAATCCATGTCCTCAACAGAAGAACTGACTTTTGCTCTGGGCAGCTATGGCCGTGCTTTGTG caCCGCAGGCCAATGGGAGGAGGCAGTGCATGTCTATAATTCTACTCCACTGCAGGAGCTCAGTGATCTGGCGGGGCTGGCTCTGGCCTACTGCAGGGCAGGACTCATCCCAGAGAGCATTAGTG CCTATGAACGTGCCTTGGCTGTGGCTTCCACTGAGAAGGAGAAAGCTTACATCTTGACAGCTCTGGCCCTGCTGCAGCATCGGCAGGGCAGCCTAGACTCAGCCAAGAGTCTGCTGTTTAAGTG CTCAATGTTAAAGGAGCCAATCCCTGAGTCTCTGCTGTGCTTATGTGCCCTGGGGTTGGTCCACAGTGATGCTACActagctgctgctgccctgactgagctgctgaagCAAGGTTCAGCCTCTGGGAGTGTTGTAGAGCAGCGATGTTTACTTACCTGCACCTTGTTGGCCCTGCAAGGTAACTACAGTGCGGTGCAAAGAGAGGCTTCCAGAGCTGTGCACAG CAATCCTGGAAACCCGTCTCTGTGGGCCCTGCTGTCCAGAGTGGTACCACAGTACTACCCCAGGAAGGCAAAT GGTGGAGCAATGGCCGGCCATGTAGCCTGTCTCTCCAGTATGACGCAAGGAAAG AGGGCGTTGTTGTACAGTGGAGTGAACCAGCTGGCTAGTGGAAGACACTCTGGAGAGGACAGTCACAGGAATGCACTGAAGACCATGCAGAGAgctgtgctgctctgtcctg atgatccagcagcatgggcGGGATTAATGGGTGCCtgccacacagaaaacacaacctgTTATCTTTCTGGTTCTGCCCCTTGCAGACAAGGACTGGAGAAAATCCTCATGGCAGTGGTTTCtgagaaag TGCGTAATGTGGAGGAAATAGAGCGCCCTCTAGCCCAGACTTTAGAAGGCTGGGTCCTGCAACAGGCAGTGACTGGTCTCGTGCTGGCTGGACAGCTGGAGCAGGCGGAAGCCCTCTGCTCACAG GTGCTGAATGTTTCTCCAGAACACCCAGCAGTGATGCTGTCACTGAGACAGGTGCAGTGTCAGCGCCTCCTTCTGGCCAAAGGTGGTACTGTCCTCCCAGACTCAGTGCTGGAGCAGCTCAAcaaaacagtgatgatgaacCCCACAAACCTAGGGGCATGGCAT TGGCTGGCTGAGGTGTATCGTAGCCAGGGTCTGCTGGTCCAGGCAGTTATGGCTTACAGGCAGAGTCTGCAGCTTGCCTCACAGCTCGGCCTGCACAGCAGCCAGGTTTCCAGCCTGCTGCGACTAGCCCTGCTTGCTCTAGTACCCTGTATG GCAGGTGTCCCAGGAAATGACTGGAAGGACCTGGTACTAGAAGCCACAACTGAGGTTTTGAAGCTGGGCTCCTCCCCTATGGCCCAACTCTTCCAGGCCCTGCTCCAGTATGTGACCAAGATGGCAGCTAG GGAAACGAGGCGTTTGTTGGAGAGGCTGGTGTACGTTTCCTCTCAAGACTTCCCAGTGACAGTGGTGCAGGTGGCCAGCTGGTACCTCCTCAGACACTTGCATGCCAAAAATGACCAGGAGCTGATCACT gTCCTTTTGCAACATGCCAAAATGAAGCGAGATAAAAGACTGCTGGAGTTTGATTCACTGCTTGCCTCTTTTTCATCCTGA
- the skic3 gene encoding SKI3 subunit of superkiller complex protein isoform X1: MSGKEVKAALKSAREAIKNKEFKEALKSCKAVLKLEKNNYNAWVFIGLAASELDQPDQSQSAYKKAVELEPEQLLAWQGLANLYEKTDQWDFKIELPNVYQKLVELYASSDKKKCYEVITKLSDIYQSDKEYLKLAKVWLQLIQLREEDAADKKELLQLWQKMTQLLSECLHEEEQDDETQQHLITAFENTLVLMVPGEKHEKISADYVKCLSKLPQEEAKMKAACESMLSHYPKQSYPLEVLCSYYLKTGILNEDTISSFSRLLDLAPNCGLGHLGLGTKALQEGRYKDAIKDLSHGLKKMGCSTGWYSLAEAQFKVHRYSDSATSCSQGLMMCVSGDKELRVKLLRLNLETLVRIGGEKAADQALETFSQIPDAEKDPVLVALKGRAYLNKGQIDQALKVSSELVASNPNLAQGLALRGLVHLAEGQQQLAEQSLLNAATQSPNCAEYYFLLGQLYWDMGEETRKDRSKAHTHLLKAAKLDPHLGCVFRYLGHYYREVANDRGRARGCYKKAFELDNEDAESGTASVDLSMEQGDMDTALATLESVIEKATPGSAKWAWMRRGLYHLKAGENQLAIADLQAALRADPEDWVCWECLGEAYLNRRSFTAALKAFGKAHQLQPSSIYSVYQAAAIKQTLGKFKEAVAEYLQITAQQDYVPALKGLGECQLSLAKSLMEDCRDGGAIDLIQQAIQNLFRAVELRPDLSCLWKLLGDACTAVRTVSPNRAQVLVPALLAGLDPNSQSHMLNQVQMLKVGEGCYAHALKLMSEAPSLWYDLGLNYYHQSSIPCPTEADQNSQSLVLEKAQQCLKKAIMMDSGNHSYWNALGVISMNKGLENYALAQHCFIKSIQVEPNNVVAWTNLGTLYLKKDNIELAHEAFKIAQSLEPLYVNCWIGQALIAERVGSYDTMDLFRHTTELNTHMEGVKGYAYWVCSTLLDKSNRDSELYRYNIVQMNAISAAQVALSKYTERIQSDADAFIMLGYLNEHLQLKRQALQAYQRAVELLQSMSSTEELTFALGSYGRALCTAGQWEEAVHVYNSTPLQELSDLAGLALAYCRAGLIPESISAYERALAVASTEKEKAYILTALALLQHRQGSLDSAKSLLFKCSMLKEPIPESLLCLCALGLVHSDATLAAAALTELLKQGSASGSVVEQRCLLTCTLLALQGNYSAVQREASRAVHSNPGNPSLWALLSRVVPQYYPRKANGGAMAGHVACLSSMTQGKRALLYSGVNQLASGRHSGEDSHRNALKTMQRAVLLCPDDPAAWAGLMGACHTENTTCYLSGSAPCRQGLEKILMAVVSEKVRNVEEIERPLAQTLEGWVLQQAVTGLVLAGQLEQAEALCSQVLNVSPEHPAVMLSLRQVQCQRLLLAKGGTVLPDSVLEQLNKTVMMNPTNLGAWHWLAEVYRSQGLLVQAVMAYRQSLQLASQLGLHSSQVSSLLRLALLALVPCMAGVPGNDWKDLVLEATTEVLKLGSSPMAQLFQALLQYVTKMAARETRRLLERLVYVSSQDFPVTVVQVASWYLLRHLHAKNDQELITVLLQHAKMKRDKRLLEFDSLLASFSS, translated from the exons ATGTCTGGTAAAGAAGTGAAAGCAGCACTGAAAAGTGCCAGAGAggccattaaaaacaaagaattcaAAGAGGCTCTGAAAAGCTGCAAG GCTGTTTTAAAACTTGAAAAGAACAACTATAATGCATGGGTATTCATCGGCTTGGCAGCCAGTGAACTCGACCAACCAGATCAGTCACAGTCAGCCTACAAAAAGGCAGTGGAGCTGGAGCCTGAGCAGCTACTGGCATGGCAG GGCTTAGCCAATCTTTATGAAAAGACCGATCAGTGGGATTTCAAAATTGAGTTACCTAATGTTTATCAGAAGCTTGTTGAGCTGTATGCCAG CtcagataaaaagaaatgttatgaGGTGATCACAAAGCTGTCAGATATCTATCAGTCTGACAAAGAGTACTTAAAG TTGGCAAAGGTGTGGCTGCAGCTCATTCAGCTGAGGGAGGAAGACGCTGCGGACAAGAAAGAGTTACTACAGCTATGGCAAAAGATGACCCAACTCCTCTCAGAGTGCCTTCATGAGGAAGAGCAGGACGATGAAACTCAACAGCAT TTAATCACAGCATTTGAGAACACCTTGGTTCTCATGGTACCAGGAGAGAAACACGAGAAGATCTCAGCTGACTATGTTAAATGTCTTTCTAAA CTGCCCCAAGAAGAAGCCAAAATGAAAGCGGCATGTGAGTCCATGCTGTCCCACTATCCCAAACAAAGTTATCCTCTTGAGGTCCTTTGTTCTTATTACCTCAAAACAG GTATCCTGAATGAGGATACAATCAGCAGTTTCTCCCGGCTCCTGGATCTGGCCCCTAACTGTGGGTTAGGTCACTTAGGTCTGGGCACCAAAGCACTTCAGGAGGGAAGATATAAAGATGCCATTAAGGACCTTTCACATG GGCTGAAGAAAATGGGCTGCAGTACAGGATGGTACAGTCTGGCTGAGGCTCAGTTTAAAGTGCACAGATACTCAGACAGTGCTACATCATGCTCACAAG GTCTGATGATGTGTGTTTCTGGAGACAAGGAGCTGAGGGTCAAACTGCTCAGGCTGAACCTAGAGACTTTAGTCAGAATTGGAGGAGAGAAGGCTGCAGACCAGGCTTTGGAGACCTTTTCACAG attcCAGATGCAGAAAAAGACCCAGTTCTAGTAGCCCTTAAAGGACGTGCATACCTTAACAAAGGACAGATTGATCAAGCACTTAAG GTGTCATCAGAGCTAGTGGCTTCCAACCCAAACCTGGCCCAGGGTTTAGCACTGAGAGGACTGGTACACCTGGCTGAAGGccagcagcagctggcagagCAGAG TCTCCTAAACGCAGCTACCCAGAGCCCAAACTGTGCAGAGTATTACTTTTTGCTGGGACAACTCTACTGGGACATGGGAGAGGAGACCCGTAAAGACCGCAGCAAAGCCCATACACACTTGCTGAAG GCTGCAAAATTAGATCCACACCTTGGCTGTGTATTCCGCTACCTTGGGCATTATTACCGGGAGGTTGCAAATGATCGTGGCCGTGCACGAGGCTGCTATAAAAAGGCCTTTGAGTTGGACAATGAGGATGCTGAGTCTGGAACTGCCTCAGTGGATCTTAGTATGGAGCAGGGGGATATG GACACCGCCTTAGCAACACTTGAGTCTGTGATAGAGAAAGCCACTCCAGGCTCAGCTAAATGGGCTTGGATGAGACGAGGCCTCTACCACCTGAAGGCTGGAGAGAATCAACTGGCCATAGCTGA TCTACAGGCAGCTCTGAGAGCAGACCCGGAGGACTGGGTGTGTTGGGAGTGTTTAGGTGAGGCCTACCTAAACCGCCGAAGCTTCACAGCTGCTCTGAAGGCCTTTGGTAAGGCCCATCAACTTCAGCCCTCCTCCATCTACAGTGTTTACCAGGCTGCTGCAATCAAACAGACCCTGGGCAAGTTCAAAGAGGCAGTTGCAGAGTACTTGCAGATCACCGCACAGCAGGACTACGTTCCTGCTCTCAAAG GTCTTGGAGAGTGCCAGCTGTCTCTGGCGAAAAGTTTAATGGAGGactgcagagatggaggagcCATTGACCTCATTCAGCAAGCCATACAGAACCTCTTCAG AGCTGTGGAGCTGCGTCCTGACCTGTCCTGCTTGTGGAAGCTGCTGGGAGATGCATGCACCGCAGTCAGAACTGTGTCACCAAACAGAGCACAGGTTCTAGTACCTGCACTGCTGGCTGGTTTAGACCCAAACTCACAGAGCCACATGCTGAACCAGGTCCAGATGCTCAAAGTCGGCGAGGG gtGCTATGCTCATGCTTTAAAGCTGATGTCTGAGGCCCCCAGCCTTTGGTATGACCTAGGACTCAATTATTACCACCAGTCCAGCATACCCTGCCCTACAGAAGCTGACCAGAACTCCCAATCTCTTGTCCTTGAGAAGGCTCAGCAG tGTTTGAAAAAGGCCATCATGATGGACAGTGGGAACCACAGCTACTGGAATGCCCTTGGAGTGATTTCCATGAACAAAG GTCTTGAGAACTATGCTCTGGCTCAACATTGCTTCATCAAGTCCATACAAGTTGAGCCAAAT AATGTTGTTGCCTGGACAAACCTTGGTACCCTGTATTTGAAGAAGGACAATATAGAG CTTGCACACGAGGCCTTCAAGATTGCCCAGTCCTTGGAGCCACTGTATGTGAACTGCTGGATCGGACAG GCTCTGATAGCAGAGAGAGTGGGAAGCTATGACACCATGGATCTTTTCAGGCACACCACTGAACTCAATACTCAC ATGGAGGGAGTGAAAGGTTATGCCTACTGGGTATGTTCGACCCTGCTGGATAAGAGCAACAGAGACTCTGAACTGTATCGCTACAACATAGTCCAAATGAATGCCATCTCTGCTGCTCAGGTGGCACTCAGCAAGTACACCG AGAGGATCCAGTCGGACGCTGATGCCTTCATTATGCTGGGCTACCTGAATGAGCATCTGCAGCTGAAGAGGCAGGCCTTACAGGCTTACCAAAG AGCTGTTGAACTGTTGCAATCCATGTCCTCAACAGAAGAACTGACTTTTGCTCTGGGCAGCTATGGCCGTGCTTTGTG caCCGCAGGCCAATGGGAGGAGGCAGTGCATGTCTATAATTCTACTCCACTGCAGGAGCTCAGTGATCTGGCGGGGCTGGCTCTGGCCTACTGCAGGGCAGGACTCATCCCAGAGAGCATTAGTG CCTATGAACGTGCCTTGGCTGTGGCTTCCACTGAGAAGGAGAAAGCTTACATCTTGACAGCTCTGGCCCTGCTGCAGCATCGGCAGGGCAGCCTAGACTCAGCCAAGAGTCTGCTGTTTAAGTG CTCAATGTTAAAGGAGCCAATCCCTGAGTCTCTGCTGTGCTTATGTGCCCTGGGGTTGGTCCACAGTGATGCTACActagctgctgctgccctgactgagctgctgaagCAAGGTTCAGCCTCTGGGAGTGTTGTAGAGCAGCGATGTTTACTTACCTGCACCTTGTTGGCCCTGCAAGGTAACTACAGTGCGGTGCAAAGAGAGGCTTCCAGAGCTGTGCACAG CAATCCTGGAAACCCGTCTCTGTGGGCCCTGCTGTCCAGAGTGGTACCACAGTACTACCCCAGGAAGGCAAAT GGTGGAGCAATGGCCGGCCATGTAGCCTGTCTCTCCAGTATGACGCAAGGAAAG AGGGCGTTGTTGTACAGTGGAGTGAACCAGCTGGCTAGTGGAAGACACTCTGGAGAGGACAGTCACAGGAATGCACTGAAGACCATGCAGAGAgctgtgctgctctgtcctg atgatccagcagcatgggcGGGATTAATGGGTGCCtgccacacagaaaacacaacctgTTATCTTTCTGGTTCTGCCCCTTGCAGACAAGGACTGGAGAAAATCCTCATGGCAGTGGTTTCtgagaaag TGCGTAATGTGGAGGAAATAGAGCGCCCTCTAGCCCAGACTTTAGAAGGCTGGGTCCTGCAACAGGCAGTGACTGGTCTCGTGCTGGCTGGACAGCTGGAGCAGGCGGAAGCCCTCTGCTCACAG GTGCTGAATGTTTCTCCAGAACACCCAGCAGTGATGCTGTCACTGAGACAGGTGCAGTGTCAGCGCCTCCTTCTGGCCAAAGGTGGTACTGTCCTCCCAGACTCAGTGCTGGAGCAGCTCAAcaaaacagtgatgatgaacCCCACAAACCTAGGGGCATGGCAT TGGCTGGCTGAGGTGTATCGTAGCCAGGGTCTGCTGGTCCAGGCAGTTATGGCTTACAGGCAGAGTCTGCAGCTTGCCTCACAGCTCGGCCTGCACAGCAGCCAGGTTTCCAGCCTGCTGCGACTAGCCCTGCTTGCTCTAGTACCCTGTATG GCAGGTGTCCCAGGAAATGACTGGAAGGACCTGGTACTAGAAGCCACAACTGAGGTTTTGAAGCTGGGCTCCTCCCCTATGGCCCAACTCTTCCAGGCCCTGCTCCAGTATGTGACCAAGATGGCAGCTAG GGAAACGAGGCGTTTGTTGGAGAGGCTGGTGTACGTTTCCTCTCAAGACTTCCCAGTGACAGTGGTGCAGGTGGCCAGCTGGTACCTCCTCAGACACTTGCATGCCAAAAATGACCAGGAGCTGATCACT gTCCTTTTGCAACATGCCAAAATGAAGCGAGATAAAAGACTGCTGGAGTTTGATTCACTGCTTGCCTCTTTTTCATCCTGA